A stretch of the Methanobacterium sp. genome encodes the following:
- a CDS encoding CPBP family intramembrane metalloprotease: protein MSEITFLDNAKTGKNNWWRYVITIGLSAGVSFIVTLVLFIMFIVLYITLSPIKTNANFLSSVSDIAYNPFFLITITGVLYLISAFIFYVCVRFLHKKRFLSIINAVSGFRWKMLFKGMGLWLLILFLFSLPELVFSPNSYQFTFDPKNYGFLLVLCLLVFPIQASLEELVFRGYLMQGFSLLTKKPWIPLLVTSIIFSLMHYWNGTGNVALAIVISTFIIGFMLGIIALGDNGIETAMGIHIGNNLYVALIFNSADSGLPNVPSLVTSQPTDPFAGIPFMVVMALLTIVILFWNRKDDLIRIFHK, encoded by the coding sequence ATGTCAGAAATAACTTTTTTGGATAATGCGAAAACAGGTAAGAATAACTGGTGGAGATATGTTATCACCATTGGTTTATCGGCCGGTGTAAGTTTTATTGTCACTTTAGTTCTCTTTATAATGTTTATTGTACTATACATAACTTTATCGCCCATAAAAACGAATGCAAACTTTCTTTCAAGTGTTTCGGACATCGCATATAATCCTTTCTTTTTGATAACGATTACAGGTGTTCTTTACCTTATTTCTGCCTTTATTTTTTATGTTTGTGTCAGATTTTTGCATAAAAAAAGGTTTTTATCAATCATAAACGCAGTTTCTGGCTTTCGTTGGAAAATGTTATTTAAGGGAATGGGTTTATGGTTATTAATCCTATTTTTATTTAGTTTACCAGAATTAGTCTTTAGTCCTAATAGCTATCAGTTTACCTTTGATCCCAAAAATTATGGATTTTTACTGGTTTTATGTCTTTTAGTATTCCCTATTCAAGCATCCTTAGAAGAACTTGTATTTAGAGGGTACTTAATGCAAGGATTTAGTTTGCTAACAAAAAAACCATGGATTCCTCTTTTAGTTACTTCGATAATCTTCAGCTTGATGCATTATTGGAATGGAACTGGAAATGTGGCATTGGCCATCGTGATATCTACGTTCATTATTGGCTTTATGTTGGGTATCATAGCTCTGGGAGATAATGGCATTGAAACAGCAATGGGTATACATATTGGAAACAACCTTTATGTGGCACTAATATTTAACTCGGCAGATTCAGGATTACCAAATGTGCCATCCTTGGTCACATCCCAACCAACTGATCCTTTTGCAGGAATACCATTCATGGTTGTCATGGCTTTATTAACAATCGTAATCCTGTTTTGGAATCGAAAAGACGATTTAATTAGAATATTCCATAAATAA
- a CDS encoding DUF1922 domain-containing protein, whose amino-acid sequence MYLIFRCDCGRAIYAKEGVKRKKCVCGKNLKVVERRIIAKTEDHLTAAQKVQELQEEKYGGVFFTTADQI is encoded by the coding sequence ATGTACTTAATATTCAGATGTGACTGTGGACGGGCAATTTATGCTAAAGAAGGAGTGAAACGTAAAAAATGTGTTTGTGGGAAGAATTTAAAGGTTGTAGAAAGAAGGATAATAGCCAAAACTGAAGACCACTTAACAGCGGCCCAAAAAGTGCAAGAACTGCAAGAAGAAAAATATGGTGGAGTCTTCTTTACCACAGCTGATCAAATATGA
- a CDS encoding DUF4013 domain-containing protein — protein MEIGEIISDSISFPSTDWTKVLILGIMLLTSFIIIIPIFMVMGYCFRILKSSLAGFNELPDFEMLGEMFEDGLKVFIVNFIYFLIPTLVIIIGGWASIASVSITGMADPTIFFALLGGVSIIGFILAFVFGLIAIIAIVNMALNDSDLGSAFRFREILEQPSMIGWGKYFIWYIVMIIIGLIGCIITNFLNLIPLLGIIFGILVIYPFLCIFYARSAALFFSSNVEI, from the coding sequence ATGGAAATTGGAGAAATTATATCAGATTCCATCAGTTTTCCATCAACAGACTGGACTAAAGTGTTGATACTGGGGATTATGTTACTAACCAGCTTCATAATTATAATTCCAATATTTATGGTAATGGGCTACTGTTTCCGCATATTGAAAAGTTCACTTGCCGGTTTCAATGAATTACCGGACTTTGAAATGTTGGGCGAAATGTTCGAGGATGGTTTGAAAGTGTTTATTGTAAATTTCATTTATTTCTTAATTCCAACCCTGGTTATAATAATTGGAGGATGGGCTTCTATCGCTTCTGTATCAATTACAGGAATGGCCGATCCTACTATATTTTTTGCACTTTTAGGTGGAGTGTCCATAATTGGATTCATTCTAGCCTTTGTATTTGGACTGATAGCAATAATTGCTATTGTTAACATGGCTTTAAATGACAGTGACTTGGGATCGGCCTTTAGATTCAGGGAAATTCTAGAACAACCATCCATGATTGGGTGGGGAAAATATTTTATATGGTACATTGTGATGATTATCATTGGATTAATTGGCTGCATAATCACGAATTTTCTGAACTTAATTCCACTACTAGGGATAATTTTTGGAATTTTAGTAATTTACCCCTTCCTATGCATATTCTATGCAAGATCAGCAGCTTTGTTCTTCTCATCTAATGTGGAAATATGA
- a CDS encoding TraB family protein, protein RALNMMSFWEKAKFVYSIIASFFNDDETIEDIESIKEGDTLAEVMNYFQEMSPRAYEVLVKERDAYMARKLLDIDGNVVAVVGAGHKDGIYQNLEHPEDLPSLQQLTELGKKRINITKIVLFAIPAIFILIFAAALLKGVDIQGGLIWFVLLTGSMAFLGSLLAGSKLPSAIVAFIVAPITSIHPLLAAGWFAGIVEAKLRGVSMEDLTALSDIESFKELWNNNLFRILLVAAGANIGTMIGFFLSITNVFLPLLNKLIGT, encoded by the coding sequence ACGAGCTTTGAATATGATGAGCTTCTGGGAGAAGGCTAAATTCGTGTATAGCATAATTGCATCGTTTTTTAACGATGATGAAACAATTGAAGATATTGAAAGCATAAAAGAGGGCGATACTCTGGCTGAAGTAATGAATTATTTCCAGGAGATGTCTCCTCGCGCCTATGAAGTCCTGGTAAAAGAAAGAGATGCATATATGGCTCGGAAGCTCCTGGATATAGACGGTAACGTGGTCGCAGTTGTTGGTGCCGGCCATAAAGATGGGATCTATCAAAACCTTGAACATCCTGAAGATTTACCTTCGCTTCAACAGCTTACGGAATTGGGAAAAAAAAGAATAAACATTACTAAGATAGTCTTATTTGCCATTCCAGCCATATTTATTTTAATATTTGCCGCAGCACTTTTAAAAGGTGTGGATATCCAGGGAGGGCTGATATGGTTTGTTCTCCTTACTGGTAGCATGGCATTTTTAGGGTCACTATTAGCAGGGTCCAAGTTACCCTCAGCCATAGTTGCCTTTATCGTGGCCCCCATCACTTCCATACATCCTCTTCTGGCTGCGGGATGGTTTGCAGGTATAGTGGAAGCAAAATTAAGAGGAGTTTCAATGGAAGATCTTACAGCACTATCGGATATTGAAAGCTTTAAGGAATTATGGAATAACAATCTTTTCCGAATTCTCCTAGTAGCAGCAGGCGCCAATATAGGAACCATGATCGGATTCTTTTTATCAATTACTAACGTTTTCCTACCTCTACTAAACAAATTAATAGGCACGTGA
- a CDS encoding GTP-binding protein encodes MNDGNFSKLTSEGERKNIEFKENLNSETHLLTERKQQLASQMKYRLEKGNGEAIYFLGVDDDGHLLGLEKRKMDETIHVLSELASEISAKIIDITTEQAPKGEVAKVVINRLQNNKTDHLLIGVAGHVDHGKSTLVGTLTTGSLDTGTGSSRIFLDIQKHEIERGLSADLSFAVYGFSKGKTKRIKNPLNKREKAVLVEKCDKLVSFVDTVGHEPWLRTTIRGIVGQKLSHGLLVVAAEQGPTHITREHLGIILAMELPVIVVITKIDMVSPERIETVRQEVFDLLKLVGRIPYLIKNIEDADFLTEHMNHHLVPVIKASPVSGEGLELLDQIFSRIKIPSHVEDSKKPFLMYIDKIYSVIGVGTVVSGTIRQGTVKKGEKLILGPLNSGNFVPVNVKTIEMHHYRKESANVGDVVGISITGVEMNEIKRGMIICHHDYNPRAVREFDADVAILVHPTTIKKGYECITHIETIAETTCFKPIEQEYLSAGDTGTIRMRFKYHPFAIKEGQKLIFREGKSKGFGTVTRLASES; translated from the coding sequence ATGAATGATGGAAATTTCTCAAAACTCACCAGTGAGGGTGAGAGAAAAAATATAGAATTCAAAGAAAACCTTAATTCTGAAACACATCTTTTAACTGAACGTAAACAGCAATTAGCATCCCAAATGAAATACCGTCTAGAAAAAGGGAATGGTGAAGCCATTTATTTTTTGGGAGTTGATGATGATGGTCATCTCTTGGGACTGGAAAAAAGAAAGATGGATGAAACTATACATGTTTTAAGTGAACTTGCCAGTGAAATCAGCGCAAAAATCATTGACATTACAACCGAACAAGCCCCGAAGGGAGAAGTAGCAAAGGTAGTCATTAACCGTTTGCAAAATAACAAAACAGATCACCTCCTCATAGGAGTTGCAGGCCATGTTGACCATGGAAAAAGCACCTTGGTGGGAACATTAACCACTGGATCCCTTGACACTGGAACTGGAAGTTCCAGAATATTTCTGGACATTCAAAAACATGAAATTGAGCGGGGATTGTCAGCTGACCTTTCCTTTGCAGTGTATGGATTCAGCAAAGGAAAAACAAAAAGGATTAAAAATCCTCTTAATAAACGTGAAAAAGCTGTTTTAGTTGAAAAATGTGATAAACTTGTTTCTTTCGTTGACACAGTTGGTCATGAACCTTGGCTCCGCACCACCATCCGAGGCATAGTCGGACAGAAGTTGAGTCATGGATTATTAGTTGTAGCAGCCGAACAGGGCCCAACACACATTACTCGAGAACACTTAGGCATCATATTGGCCATGGAATTGCCGGTGATAGTGGTGATAACCAAAATTGACATGGTCAGCCCAGAAAGAATTGAAACTGTCCGACAAGAAGTCTTTGACTTGTTGAAATTAGTGGGCAGAATACCTTACTTAATTAAAAACATTGAAGATGCAGATTTTTTAACAGAACACATGAATCATCATTTGGTACCTGTTATAAAAGCTTCTCCTGTTAGTGGTGAAGGGTTGGAACTCCTTGACCAGATTTTTTCCCGTATTAAAATTCCATCTCATGTGGAAGACTCGAAAAAACCATTTTTGATGTATATTGACAAAATATACTCAGTTATTGGTGTGGGAACAGTAGTGAGCGGAACTATAAGACAAGGTACTGTGAAAAAAGGTGAAAAACTAATTTTAGGCCCTTTAAATTCTGGTAATTTCGTTCCAGTGAATGTTAAGACCATAGAGATGCATCATTACCGAAAAGAAAGTGCAAATGTGGGAGATGTGGTTGGAATTTCCATTACTGGTGTTGAAATGAATGAAATCAAAAGAGGCATGATTATATGTCACCATGACTATAATCCACGTGCAGTCAGAGAATTTGATGCTGATGTAGCTATACTTGTACACCCAACCACCATTAAGAAAGGTTATGAATGTATAACTCACATAGAAACTATAGCAGAAACTACTTGCTTTAAGCCGATTGAACAAGAATATTTATCAGCAGGAGACACTGGTACAATTAGAATGAGATTCAAATATCATCCCTTCGCAATTAAAGAAGGGCAAAAACTGATATTTCGAGAAGGCAAAAGTAAAGGTTTTGGCACTGTAACCCGTTTAGCAAGCGAATCATGA
- a CDS encoding DegT/DnrJ/EryC1/StrS family aminotransferase: MIPVAKPLIGEEEIKEVEKVLKSGFIAQGPKVAEFEEAFASYVGVEHAVAVSSGTTALHLSLLAAGVKPDDEVITTPFSFAATGNCALYVGAKPVFVDINPETFNLDPEQIEGAISKKTKAIIPVHLYGQPAQMDLINQIALENDLVVIEDAAQAHGAMIKDQMVGSMGDMACFSFYPTKNMTTSEGGIITTNDSNMADMARVLRAHGEKDRYQHVVLGYNFRMTDISATIGLVQLKKLDGFNKKRIENAEYLTEHIKDMSGIQPPYVSPEVKHVFHQYTVRIKEGKRHDLMEYLNQEGIGTGIHYPIPIYGQKLYQDMGYDDVCPETEKATSEVLSLPVHPDLSIEELEKIAISLEAASDKIF; this comes from the coding sequence ATGATACCGGTTGCAAAACCCCTTATTGGTGAAGAAGAAATTAAAGAAGTGGAAAAAGTATTAAAATCAGGATTTATAGCGCAAGGCCCGAAAGTGGCTGAATTTGAAGAAGCTTTTGCAAGTTATGTTGGTGTTGAACACGCTGTTGCTGTAAGTTCAGGAACCACGGCCTTACACCTTTCACTTCTTGCTGCAGGGGTTAAACCAGATGATGAAGTTATAACCACTCCCTTCAGTTTCGCAGCCACTGGTAACTGTGCACTCTATGTTGGTGCTAAACCAGTTTTTGTTGATATAAACCCCGAAACTTTTAACTTAGACCCGGAACAAATTGAAGGAGCTATTTCAAAAAAAACCAAAGCAATAATACCTGTACATCTATATGGTCAACCAGCACAAATGGACTTGATAAATCAGATAGCCCTAGAAAACGATCTTGTGGTGATTGAAGATGCAGCCCAAGCCCATGGGGCAATGATTAAAGATCAAATGGTAGGATCCATGGGGGACATGGCTTGTTTTAGTTTTTATCCAACCAAAAACATGACCACCAGTGAAGGTGGAATTATAACCACTAATGATTCTAATATGGCTGATATGGCCCGGGTTTTAAGAGCTCATGGGGAAAAAGATAGGTATCAACATGTAGTTCTGGGATATAACTTTCGCATGACTGATATATCGGCAACTATTGGATTAGTTCAACTAAAAAAGCTAGATGGATTTAATAAAAAAAGAATAGAAAATGCAGAATATCTTACTGAGCACATAAAGGATATGTCTGGCATTCAACCGCCTTATGTTTCTCCAGAAGTCAAGCATGTATTTCACCAGTACACTGTGCGTATTAAAGAAGGAAAAAGGCATGATTTGATGGAATATTTAAACCAAGAAGGAATTGGAACTGGTATTCATTACCCCATTCCAATATACGGGCAAAAACTCTATCAAGACATGGGCTATGATGATGTTTGTCCTGAAACAGAAAAAGCCACTTCTGAAGTTCTTTCCCTTCCTGTTCATCCTGATCTTTCCATAGAAGAACTCGAAAAGATAGCGATTTCATTAGAAGCAGCTTCAGATAAGATTTTTTAA
- a CDS encoding MTH1187 family thiamine-binding protein → MISAELTIIPIGTSETSLSKYVAVAVAALDKTGIKYKLSGMGTLLETENLDELFEALKVAHEAVFRDGVNRVVTSVKIDDRRDREKTMDDKVLSVEKKLK, encoded by the coding sequence ATGATATCAGCAGAACTGACCATCATCCCCATCGGAACTTCTGAAACAAGTTTAAGCAAATATGTTGCTGTTGCTGTTGCTGCTCTGGATAAAACAGGAATTAAATATAAATTAAGTGGCATGGGAACCCTATTGGAAACTGAAAATCTTGATGAGCTCTTTGAAGCTCTTAAAGTTGCTCATGAAGCAGTTTTTAGAGATGGTGTTAATCGGGTGGTGACCAGTGTCAAAATAGATGATCGTAGGGATCGTGAAAAGACCATGGATGATAAGGTTCTATCAGTTGAAAAAAAACTGAAATGA
- a CDS encoding DUF4013 domain-containing protein — protein sequence MEIGEIVSDSVKYPTSDWTKIIILAVILIIPIVNFIGIGYVIRIIKGTLASLDDLPDFDEVGELFIDGLKVFVVGIVYAIPIWIISAIIGVIISLILPASTTTYVDTTSTALLATMMASYAALIVAAIIVGLIEIVAILNLAYYDGDLGAAFRFSEILNYISTIGWGKYIITYIVIALICAVIMAVAGIVGALLIGIGMIITIPLAMSFCYMFGARAITTLFADALAETA from the coding sequence ATGGAAATTGGAGAAATAGTATCTGATTCCGTAAAATATCCCACATCTGATTGGACAAAAATTATAATTTTAGCAGTAATTCTTATAATACCAATCGTTAACTTCATCGGGATAGGTTACGTAATTAGAATAATAAAAGGCACATTAGCTAGTTTGGACGATTTGCCAGATTTTGATGAAGTTGGAGAATTGTTCATTGATGGTTTAAAAGTATTTGTTGTAGGAATTGTATATGCTATTCCTATATGGATAATTTCAGCGATTATAGGCGTTATTATTAGCCTAATACTCCCCGCATCAACGACAACTTACGTGGACACGACTTCAACTGCCCTTTTAGCCACAATGATGGCTTCATATGCAGCATTAATTGTAGCTGCGATTATAGTTGGCTTAATAGAAATCGTTGCAATACTTAACTTGGCATATTATGATGGTGATCTCGGTGCTGCCTTCCGCTTCAGCGAAATCTTAAATTACATATCTACAATCGGCTGGGGAAAATACATAATAACCTACATCGTTATTGCATTAATATGTGCAGTGATAATGGCGGTAGCAGGAATTGTAGGAGCTTTATTGATTGGTATCGGCATGATCATTACAATACCACTTGCTATGTCCTTCTGTTATATGTTTGGAGCCCGCGCTATAACAACGTTATTTGCAGATGCCTTAGCTGAAACCGCTTAA
- a CDS encoding DUF4013 domain-containing protein, with protein MDIGYLTSDAAKYSSKSLKKVLILGILFLISFLIVPAFLSMGYLFRVLKLSIDGVDNLPDFERWGEMFVDGLKVFVVQLTYFIIPFAFIFIGLWTSITSLMALQDAGSTIDPTFSLSLTWGLIFLGLAMAVIFGAFFTIALANMAYYDGEIMAAFRFKEILDTISNISWVDFIVWYVVMITIGLSMLVTAIIIGLIPILGLIISILAIYPYINLLFARALGLLFLSSFENQNKKNNHKIT; from the coding sequence ATGGATATAGGATATTTAACTTCTGATGCAGCGAAATATTCCTCAAAAAGCTTGAAAAAAGTGTTGATTTTGGGAATATTATTTTTAATCAGCTTTTTAATTGTGCCTGCTTTTCTATCCATGGGGTATCTATTTAGAGTTCTGAAATTGTCCATAGATGGTGTTGACAATCTTCCTGATTTTGAAAGATGGGGTGAGATGTTTGTTGATGGTTTGAAGGTTTTTGTTGTGCAATTGACTTACTTTATCATCCCGTTTGCCTTCATATTCATTGGCTTGTGGACTTCAATCACTTCACTAATGGCTCTTCAGGATGCTGGAAGTACGATAGATCCCACGTTTTCTTTGAGTTTAACATGGGGATTAATCTTTTTGGGATTAGCTATGGCAGTAATTTTTGGAGCTTTCTTTACCATTGCCTTGGCAAACATGGCCTACTATGATGGAGAAATCATGGCAGCATTCCGGTTCAAAGAGATATTGGACACTATTTCTAATATTAGCTGGGTAGACTTTATTGTGTGGTATGTGGTGATGATAACCATCGGTTTAAGCATGTTAGTTACAGCCATTATAATTGGATTAATACCCATATTAGGTCTAATTATTAGCATATTAGCCATTTATCCCTACATTAATCTGTTATTCGCCAGAGCTTTGGGCCTGTTGTTCTTGTCAAGTTTTGAAAATCAGAACAAAAAAAATAATCATAAAATAACATAA
- a CDS encoding Lrp/AsnC family transcriptional regulator has translation MKEGRKKNSPVELDDIDRRIIKLFSEDGRMSYRKIAKDLNISIGTVHNRMEKLNKNGVIQKFAPVLDHSKLGYNLTTIIGVQVKGGVLENWEDMTSYHKNVLCMYDVTGEFDAILIARFKDTAELDQFIKKLHKEPDVQRTYTQTVLNIVKEDLNSSKML, from the coding sequence ATGAAAGAAGGAAGAAAAAAAAATAGTCCGGTAGAACTTGATGACATCGACCGAAGAATCATTAAATTATTCAGTGAAGACGGTAGAATGTCTTATAGAAAAATTGCCAAAGACCTCAATATCTCCATAGGCACAGTCCACAATCGTATGGAAAAATTAAACAAAAATGGAGTGATACAGAAATTCGCCCCAGTACTTGATCACAGTAAATTAGGTTACAACCTCACCACCATCATTGGGGTGCAAGTTAAAGGAGGAGTTCTAGAAAACTGGGAAGACATGACATCTTATCATAAAAATGTGCTCTGCATGTACGATGTCACAGGCGAATTCGATGCAATACTCATTGCCCGGTTTAAAGACACTGCTGAACTTGACCAATTCATTAAAAAATTACATAAAGAACCAGATGTGCAGAGAACTTACACCCAAACCGTGCTAAATATTGTTAAAGAAGACTTAAATTCAAGTAAAATGTTGTAG
- a CDS encoding histone deacetylase yields MISLVHSPKYAKHQTKNHPENPERLEVLMNSLREEGLLDKIDIHQPSSANEEDILRVHTQEHVQNLKTFTENGGGYLDFDTYASPQSYEIAKLAAGGAIKASELILEEYDFAYSLARPPGHHATPNRAMGFCLINNLAVAIKYMMEKYALEKFFILDIDAHYGNGTAEIFYNDPKVLYISIHQDPRTIFPGKGFIGETGSGEGEGFNINIPMPPGSKTLDYTYVLENIIEPVCNQFKADFYYLDVGFDGHQKDHLSSLLLDDNFYPWIAGYMQKITPKMTLILEGGYTNHGMAQSNLKMIKVLMDKSVNERKLQLSSDHHMKNETKNIFKQIQDTFSPFFTL; encoded by the coding sequence GTGATTTCATTGGTACACTCCCCCAAATACGCAAAGCATCAAACTAAAAACCATCCGGAGAACCCAGAAAGGCTCGAAGTTTTAATGAATTCTCTCAGAGAAGAAGGCTTGCTGGATAAAATAGATATTCATCAACCAAGCTCGGCCAATGAAGAAGATATCTTGCGAGTGCACACACAAGAACATGTACAAAATTTAAAAACCTTCACTGAAAATGGTGGAGGCTATCTGGACTTTGACACTTATGCCTCGCCTCAAAGCTATGAAATTGCAAAATTAGCAGCAGGAGGTGCGATTAAAGCATCAGAACTGATTCTAGAAGAATATGACTTTGCTTACTCCCTGGCACGCCCCCCTGGGCATCATGCCACACCAAACAGGGCCATGGGTTTTTGTTTAATCAACAATCTAGCAGTAGCAATTAAATATATGATGGAAAAGTATGCTCTTGAAAAATTTTTCATACTGGATATTGATGCTCATTATGGAAACGGCACTGCAGAGATATTTTACAATGACCCGAAAGTTCTTTACATCTCAATACACCAAGACCCCCGAACTATTTTTCCTGGAAAGGGATTTATAGGGGAAACTGGCAGCGGGGAAGGAGAAGGTTTTAATATAAATATACCTATGCCCCCTGGTTCAAAAACCTTAGATTACACTTATGTGCTTGAAAATATAATAGAACCAGTTTGCAACCAGTTCAAAGCGGACTTTTATTATCTGGATGTGGGATTTGACGGACACCAAAAAGATCACTTGTCTAGTCTACTTTTAGATGATAATTTTTACCCATGGATTGCCGGATATATGCAAAAAATTACCCCAAAAATGACACTTATCTTGGAAGGTGGTTACACCAATCATGGCATGGCCCAGTCCAACTTGAAAATGATAAAGGTGTTAATGGATAAAAGCGTCAATGAAAGAAAATTGCAACTATCCAGTGACCA
- a CDS encoding tRNA (guanine(26)-N(2))-dimethyltransferase: MDYLFIDEGRVRIKIPQYEKISSKAPVFYNPAMELNRDLSVAALSVYRQSCEQDIAICDAFAGSGIRGIRYSKEINGVSMAVVNDLNPIAVELAHENIANNGLTNVNVCRKEANLLLRTCRGKFDVVDIDPFGTPAPYVESAASSLKAGGLICITATDTSALCGTYKKPCIRKYGSKPLRNEYCHETGIRILAGFLCRTFSKYKKFLKFKFSHSTEHYMRLYAIVGKGAENTDKSLENMGYIAYCPKCLNRQVFRGVTPRIPIKCPECEERWDLSGPLWIGKIQDSDFILSMLNTAPKLNLNTKNNVLKLLKKCHEEANAPPTFYDLHVICKKLKTSAPPLDSTMNLIEEEGYQVYKTHFNPNGVKTDAPLPLIEKIILNINRNSQRRILNN, translated from the coding sequence ATGGACTACTTGTTTATTGATGAGGGCCGAGTACGGATTAAAATTCCCCAATATGAAAAAATTTCATCAAAAGCTCCTGTTTTTTATAATCCTGCCATGGAACTTAACCGAGACTTATCAGTGGCTGCTTTATCAGTGTACCGTCAAAGTTGTGAGCAGGATATTGCCATCTGTGATGCCTTCGCAGGTAGTGGCATACGAGGCATAAGATACTCTAAAGAGATAAATGGAGTATCAATGGCCGTTGTGAATGATTTAAACCCAATAGCAGTTGAACTTGCCCATGAAAACATTGCCAACAACGGATTGACCAATGTGAATGTTTGTAGGAAAGAGGCCAACTTACTTCTGCGTACTTGTAGAGGTAAATTCGATGTGGTGGATATTGATCCTTTTGGAACTCCCGCACCATATGTAGAATCAGCTGCTTCCAGTTTGAAGGCAGGAGGACTAATTTGTATTACCGCCACCGATACTTCAGCTCTTTGTGGAACCTATAAAAAACCTTGCATCAGGAAGTATGGTTCAAAACCACTACGAAATGAGTACTGTCATGAAACCGGTATTAGGATCTTGGCAGGATTCCTTTGCCGCACATTTTCCAAGTATAAAAAGTTTTTAAAGTTCAAATTCTCCCATAGCACCGAACATTACATGCGCCTCTATGCCATTGTAGGAAAAGGAGCTGAAAATACTGATAAATCATTAGAAAACATGGGTTATATCGCATATTGCCCCAAATGCCTTAATCGTCAGGTTTTTAGAGGAGTAACTCCGCGCATACCCATTAAGTGTCCAGAATGTGAAGAAAGGTGGGATCTTAGTGGACCATTATGGATTGGTAAAATTCAAGATTCTGATTTTATTTTGAGCATGTTAAACACTGCACCTAAGTTAAATCTGAACACCAAAAATAATGTCTTAAAACTCCTAAAAAAGTGTCATGAGGAGGCGAATGCCCCCCCTACATTTTATGACTTACATGTTATTTGTAAAAAGTTGAAAACAAGTGCCCCTCCCCTTGATTCAACTATGAATTTGATTGAAGAAGAAGGATACCAAGTTTACAAAACCCACTTTAATCCTAACGGTGTTAAGACTGATGCACCATTGCCTTTAATTGAAAAAATAATTTTAAATATTAATAGAAATTCCCAAAGAAGGATTTTGAACAACTAA
- a CDS encoding TIGR00269 family protein → MKPLESNNFCLELEKRVKNTINDYELINDGDKVAVALSGGKDSVLVLHILNKLCRESDINFELLAITIDEGIKGYRENGIKSARKNASQLGVDYYELSLEDELGLTIDRASKFYKTACIPCGVFRRYLLNRTAYQLGSDKLATGHNLDDEVQSFLMSFARADVRRFSKFGPKQDRIHPKMVPRIKPLWIIPEKEVGKWAILQKVDVHLAECPYAHKSLRSRLKNYLNNLEENKPGTKMKMLDFFKKSIQVDKGEVKLYECQICGEPSSAVICKACEISDIIKKKY, encoded by the coding sequence ATGAAACCTCTGGAATCCAACAACTTCTGCTTGGAACTTGAAAAACGGGTGAAAAATACTATAAATGACTATGAACTTATCAATGACGGGGATAAAGTTGCTGTAGCTCTTTCTGGAGGAAAAGACAGTGTATTAGTGTTACATATTCTTAATAAGCTTTGTAGGGAATCTGATATTAATTTTGAGCTTCTGGCTATTACAATTGATGAGGGAATTAAAGGATACCGTGAAAATGGTATTAAATCAGCTAGAAAAAATGCATCTCAACTTGGTGTAGATTATTATGAATTATCACTGGAAGATGAGTTGGGACTCACCATTGATCGAGCTTCGAAGTTTTATAAGACGGCTTGTATTCCCTGTGGTGTTTTCAGAAGATATCTATTAAACCGCACCGCATATCAATTAGGTTCTGATAAATTGGCAACTGGACACAACTTAGATGATGAAGTTCAATCTTTCCTTATGAGCTTTGCCCGGGCAGATGTGAGACGGTTTTCCAAATTTGGGCCCAAACAAGATCGTATTCATCCTAAAATGGTGCCAAGAATAAAACCACTCTGGATTATACCTGAAAAAGAGGTTGGTAAGTGGGCAATTCTACAAAAGGTTGATGTTCATCTAGCTGAATGTCCATATGCTCATAAATCATTGCGTTCACGACTAAAAAACTATTTAAACAATTTAGAAGAAAACAAGCCAGGCACTAAGATGAAAATGCTGGATTTTTTTAAAAAAAGCATACAAGTAGATAAAGGAGAGGTTAAACTTTATGAATGTCAAATATGTGGCGAACCATCCTCTGCTGTCATATGTAAAGCTTGTGAAATCAGTGATATTATTAAAAAAAAATACTAA